From Cellulomonas chengniuliangii, the proteins below share one genomic window:
- a CDS encoding NADH-quinone oxidoreductase subunit G: MTITTPKPGSDAAAQGAGGATPAPADAVTFTIDGLEVAVPKGTLVIRAAEQVGIQIPRFCDHPLLAPAGACRQCLVEVWAPGRDGKLAKMPKPQASCTLEATPGMQVKTQHTSPEADKAQHGVMELLLINHPLDCPVCDKGGECPLQNQAMTNGRATTRFVDIKRTFPKPIAISTQILLDRERCVLCQRCTRFSKEIAGDAFIDLQKRGANQQIGRFAPEVLGFEAPAGAPRGDVPVGPAEEDESGEPFASYFSGNTVQICPVGALTSASYRFRARPFDLVSTAGVSEHDSCGSAIRVDHRRGVVLRRLAGEDAAVNEEWITDKDRFAFTWQSAPDRITTPMVRDEATGELRPASWVEALDVAAEGLRSALAAGDGSAAGVGVLPGGRITLEDAYAYGKFARVALGSNDVDLRSRPLSAEEDAFLGHHVAGRAMQVTFADLEKAPVVLLAALEAEEEAGITFLRLRKGVVGGTTRVVAVAPFASRGLERLDGTLVTAAPGTEAEVLDAVEPSSDVPTLSALASDLALPGAVILVGERLAAVPGGLTAALRLAERTGARLAWIPRRAGERGGVEAGALPSLLPGGRPVADAAARVDVAAAWDVAELPATPGRTATQILEAARTGALGALVVGGVDLRDLPDPAAAREALSATPFVVSLEVRASEVTAVADVVLPVAPPVEKGGTFVTWEGRPRPFPQALTSTAVSDHRVLDRLADALGVTLGVGTLAQVHAELDQLGAWDGARVDAPATAPAEPPAVAPGHAVLATWHMLLDSGRLQDGEAFLAGTAKRPVARISAATAAGAGVVDGGLLAVSTDAGTIELPVVVTDMPDHVVWLPTNSPGSAVRESLHAGPGALVRLAPGTENDVTDAEVRA; encoded by the coding sequence ATGACCATCACGACACCGAAGCCCGGCTCGGACGCCGCGGCCCAGGGCGCGGGCGGCGCCACGCCGGCGCCCGCCGACGCGGTGACCTTCACGATCGACGGCCTCGAGGTGGCGGTGCCCAAGGGCACCCTCGTCATCCGGGCCGCCGAGCAGGTCGGCATCCAGATCCCGCGGTTCTGCGACCACCCGCTGCTGGCGCCCGCAGGGGCCTGCCGGCAGTGCCTCGTCGAGGTCTGGGCGCCCGGCCGCGACGGCAAGCTCGCGAAGATGCCGAAGCCGCAGGCCTCCTGCACGCTCGAGGCCACCCCCGGCATGCAGGTCAAGACGCAGCACACCTCGCCCGAGGCCGACAAGGCCCAGCACGGCGTGATGGAGCTGCTGCTCATCAACCACCCGCTCGACTGCCCGGTGTGCGACAAGGGCGGCGAGTGCCCCCTGCAGAACCAGGCCATGACCAACGGGCGCGCGACGACGCGGTTCGTGGACATCAAGCGGACGTTCCCCAAGCCGATCGCGATCTCCACGCAGATCCTGCTCGACCGGGAGCGCTGCGTGCTGTGCCAGCGCTGCACCCGGTTCTCCAAGGAGATCGCGGGCGACGCGTTCATCGACCTGCAGAAGCGCGGCGCGAACCAGCAGATCGGCCGGTTCGCCCCCGAGGTCCTCGGCTTCGAGGCCCCGGCCGGAGCCCCGCGCGGCGACGTGCCCGTGGGCCCCGCCGAGGAGGACGAGTCCGGTGAGCCGTTCGCGTCGTACTTCTCCGGCAACACCGTGCAGATCTGCCCGGTGGGCGCGCTGACCAGCGCCTCGTACCGGTTCCGGGCCCGCCCGTTCGACCTGGTGTCCACGGCCGGCGTCTCCGAGCACGACTCGTGCGGCTCCGCGATCCGCGTCGACCACCGTCGCGGCGTCGTGCTGCGCCGCCTGGCGGGCGAGGACGCGGCGGTCAACGAGGAGTGGATCACCGACAAGGACCGCTTCGCGTTCACCTGGCAGTCCGCCCCGGACCGCATCACCACCCCGATGGTCCGCGACGAGGCCACCGGCGAGCTCCGGCCCGCGAGCTGGGTCGAGGCGCTGGACGTCGCGGCCGAGGGGCTCCGCTCCGCGCTCGCCGCCGGCGACGGCTCGGCCGCGGGCGTGGGCGTGCTGCCCGGCGGCCGCATCACGCTCGAGGACGCCTACGCGTACGGCAAGTTCGCCCGTGTCGCCCTCGGCTCCAACGACGTCGACCTGCGCAGCCGGCCGCTGTCCGCCGAGGAGGACGCCTTCCTGGGCCACCACGTCGCGGGCCGCGCGATGCAGGTCACGTTCGCCGACCTGGAGAAGGCGCCCGTCGTCCTGCTCGCCGCCCTCGAGGCGGAGGAGGAGGCCGGGATCACCTTCCTGCGCCTGCGCAAGGGCGTCGTCGGCGGCACGACCCGCGTGGTCGCCGTCGCGCCGTTCGCCAGCCGTGGCCTCGAGCGCCTCGACGGGACGCTCGTCACGGCCGCCCCCGGCACCGAGGCCGAGGTGCTCGACGCGGTCGAGCCCTCCTCCGACGTGCCGACCCTGAGCGCCCTGGCCTCCGACCTGGCCCTGCCCGGCGCCGTGATCCTGGTGGGGGAGCGGCTCGCCGCGGTCCCCGGCGGGCTCACCGCCGCGCTGCGCCTCGCCGAGCGCACCGGCGCACGCCTCGCCTGGATCCCCCGCCGCGCGGGGGAGCGGGGCGGGGTCGAGGCCGGCGCGCTGCCGAGCCTGCTGCCCGGCGGCCGGCCGGTCGCGGACGCCGCCGCCCGGGTCGACGTCGCCGCCGCCTGGGACGTCGCCGAGCTTCCCGCCACCCCTGGCCGCACCGCCACCCAGATCCTCGAGGCCGCCCGCACGGGCGCGCTCGGGGCGCTCGTGGTCGGCGGCGTGGACCTGCGCGACCTGCCGGACCCGGCGGCCGCCCGCGAGGCGCTGAGCGCCACGCCGTTCGTCGTCTCCCTCGAGGTGCGCGCCTCGGAGGTCACCGCCGTGGCCGACGTGGTGCTGCCCGTGGCGCCGCCGGTCGAGAAGGGCGGCACGTTCGTCACCTGGGAGGGGCGCCCGCGTCCCTTCCCGCAGGCGCTGACCTCGACCGCGGTGAGCGACCACCGGGTGCTCGACCGCCTGGCCGACGCCCTGGGCGTCACCCTGGGCGTCGGCACGCTGGCCCAGGTGCACGCCGAGCTCGACCAGCTCGGCGCCTGGGACGGCGCCCGGGTCGACGCCCCCGCCACCGCCCCGGCCGAGCCGCCCGCGGTGGCGCCCGGCCACGCGGTCCTCGCCACCTGGCACATGCTGCTCGACTCGGGCCGCCTGCAGGACGGCGAGGCGTTCCTCGCCGGCACCGCCAAGCGGCCCGTGGCCCGGATCTCCGCGGCGACCGCCGCAGGGGCAGGCGTCGTCGATGGAGGGCTCCTGGCCGTCAGCACCGACGCCGGCACGATCGAGCTGCCCGTGGTCGTCACCGACATGCCGGACCACGTGGTCTGGCTGCCCACCAACTCGCCCGGGTCCGCCGTGCGCGAGTCCCTGCACGCCGGACCGGGCGCCCTGGTGCGCCTGGCTCCCGGGACCGAGAACGACGTCACGGACGCGGAGGTGCGGGCATGA
- the nuoF gene encoding NADH-quinone oxidoreductase subunit NuoF yields MSDVTTLTPVLTKDWGVEQSWTMRAYLDGGGYAGLRAALAQAPGDVITAVKDSGLRGRGGAGFPTGMKWGFLPAPDGGPRYLVINADESEPGTCKDIPLMMASPQLLIEGAIITSYAIGCSHAFIYLRGEVVHVYRRLMRAVEEAYAAGYLGKNIMGSGFDLDITVHAGAGAYICGEETALLDSLEGRRGQPRLKPPFPAVAGLYARPTVVNNVETIASVPAILKGGPQWFREMGTERSPGFGIFSLSGHVQRPGQYEAPLGITLRRLLEMAGGIREGHELKFWTPGGSSTPIFTAEHLDIPLDYESVAAAGSMLGTRALQIFDETTSVVRAVTRWTEFYKHESCGKCTPCREGTFWLAQVLRRIEAGKGTSEDIDLLLDLCDNILGRAFCALGDGATSPITSAIKYFREEFEAGTHTPADELFPPERSSKFTYTPRRPAGQLAGVHA; encoded by the coding sequence ATGAGCGACGTGACGACCCTGACCCCCGTCCTGACCAAGGACTGGGGCGTCGAGCAGTCCTGGACGATGCGGGCCTACCTGGACGGCGGCGGCTACGCCGGGCTCCGGGCGGCGCTCGCGCAGGCCCCGGGCGACGTGATCACCGCGGTGAAGGACTCCGGCCTGCGCGGCCGTGGCGGCGCCGGGTTCCCCACGGGCATGAAGTGGGGCTTCCTGCCCGCGCCCGACGGCGGCCCCCGCTACCTGGTCATCAACGCGGACGAGTCCGAGCCGGGCACCTGCAAGGACATCCCGCTGATGATGGCCAGCCCGCAGCTGCTCATCGAGGGCGCGATCATCACGTCCTACGCCATCGGCTGCTCGCACGCCTTCATCTACCTGCGCGGCGAGGTGGTGCACGTCTACCGCCGGCTGATGCGCGCGGTCGAGGAGGCCTACGCGGCCGGCTACCTCGGCAAGAACATCATGGGGTCCGGCTTCGACCTGGACATCACCGTCCACGCCGGCGCCGGCGCCTACATCTGCGGCGAGGAGACGGCGCTGCTCGACTCCCTCGAGGGCCGTCGTGGCCAGCCGCGGCTCAAGCCGCCGTTCCCCGCCGTCGCCGGCCTGTACGCGCGGCCCACGGTCGTCAACAACGTCGAGACCATCGCCTCGGTGCCCGCCATCCTCAAGGGCGGCCCGCAGTGGTTCCGGGAGATGGGCACCGAGCGCTCCCCGGGCTTCGGCATCTTCTCGCTCTCCGGCCACGTGCAGCGGCCCGGGCAGTACGAGGCCCCGCTGGGCATCACGCTGCGCCGCCTGCTCGAGATGGCGGGCGGCATCCGCGAGGGCCACGAGCTGAAGTTCTGGACGCCCGGCGGGTCGTCGACGCCGATCTTCACGGCCGAGCACCTCGACATCCCGCTCGACTACGAGTCCGTCGCAGCCGCCGGGTCGATGCTGGGCACGCGCGCGCTGCAGATCTTCGACGAGACCACCTCGGTGGTCCGGGCCGTGACGCGGTGGACCGAGTTCTACAAGCACGAGTCCTGCGGCAAGTGCACGCCGTGCCGTGAGGGCACGTTCTGGCTCGCCCAGGTGCTGCGCCGCATCGAGGCGGGCAAGGGCACCAGCGAGGACATCGACCTGCTCCTGGACCTGTGCGACAACATCCTGGGCCGCGCGTTCTGCGCGCTCGGCGACGGGGCCACCAGCCCCATCACCTCGGCGATCAAGTACTTCCGGGAGGAGTTCGAGGCGGGCACGCACACGCCGGCCGACGAGCTCTTCCCGCCCGAGCGCAGCTCGAAGTTCACCTACACCCCGCGCCGTCCGGCCGGGCAGCTGGCGGGGGTCCACGCATGA
- the nuoE gene encoding NADH-quinone oxidoreductase subunit NuoE: MSVENSERPAGTARPAARYDDATHARLSADAALVIARYPQARSALLPLLHLVQSEDGFVSPAGIAFCAETLDLTAAEVSAVATFYSQYKRRPNGEYTVGVCTNTLCAIMGGDAIWEELSEHLDLGNDETTADGKVTLERIECNAACDYAPVVMVNWEFLDNQTPESAVQTVDKLRAGEPVASTRGPGKICSFKQVSRVLAGFPDGLADEGPSAGPETERGTVLAAAEGWAAPPLPGEGGAEPDTTTPTASASGGSAPEVGAQQSSAQRTPTGANDSSAAAQQKKQTSDQAKES, encoded by the coding sequence ATGTCCGTCGAGAACAGCGAGCGGCCCGCCGGCACGGCGCGCCCCGCAGCCCGGTACGACGACGCGACGCACGCGCGGCTCTCCGCCGACGCGGCGCTCGTCATCGCCCGCTACCCGCAGGCCCGCTCGGCCCTGCTCCCGCTGCTGCACCTGGTGCAGAGCGAGGACGGCTTCGTCAGCCCCGCCGGCATCGCGTTCTGCGCCGAGACGCTGGACCTGACGGCCGCCGAGGTGTCCGCGGTGGCCACGTTCTACTCGCAGTACAAGCGCCGGCCCAACGGCGAGTACACCGTGGGCGTCTGCACCAACACGCTGTGCGCGATCATGGGCGGCGACGCCATCTGGGAGGAGCTCAGCGAGCACCTGGACCTCGGCAACGACGAGACCACCGCCGACGGCAAGGTCACCCTCGAGCGCATCGAGTGCAACGCGGCGTGCGACTACGCGCCCGTGGTGATGGTCAACTGGGAGTTCCTCGACAACCAGACCCCCGAGTCCGCGGTGCAGACGGTGGACAAGCTGCGCGCGGGCGAGCCCGTCGCGTCGACCCGCGGGCCGGGGAAGATCTGCTCGTTCAAGCAGGTCTCGCGGGTGCTCGCCGGCTTCCCGGACGGCCTCGCCGACGAGGGCCCGAGCGCTGGCCCGGAGACCGAGCGTGGCACGGTGCTCGCCGCGGCCGAGGGCTGGGCGGCCCCGCCGCTCCCCGGCGAGGGCGGCGCGGAGCCCGACACCACGACGCCCACCGCCTCGGCGTCGGGCGGCTCCGCGCCCGAGGTCGGCGCCCAGCAGTCGAGCGCCCAGCGCACGCCCACCGGGGCGAACGACTCCTCCGCTGCGGCCCAGCAGAAGAAGCAGACCTCCGACCAGGCCAAGGAGTCGTGA
- a CDS encoding NADH-quinone oxidoreductase subunit D — translation MSTHSTHQGPPTATGHIVDDEATGIPSFEASGGDWSDIAEEAARLGDERIVVNMGPQHPSTHGVLRLMLEIDGETVTEARAGIGYLHTGIEKNMEYRSWTQGVTFCTRMDYVANIFQEAGYCLAVEKLLGITDDIPERATVIRVMMMELNRIASHLVCLATGGNELGATTIMIVGFNAREQVLRVFELITGLRMNNAYIRPGGVVQDIPPGALDAVRDAITVMKKDFGQLEDLMLANPILQARLKGVGYLGLPACMALGITGPVLRSTGLPYDVRKAEPYCGYETYDFDIPTSTDADAWSRVVLRLEECYQSIRIIEQAVERLQAMGPGPVMVEDKKIAWPAQLAIGSDGMGNSLDHIREIMGTSMEALIHHFKLVTEGFRVPAGQAFVSVEHPRGELGVHLVSDGGTKPYRAHFRDPSFNNLQAVSMMCEGGQVADVVVAVASLDPVLGGVDR, via the coding sequence ATGTCCACCCACAGCACCCACCAGGGTCCCCCCACCGCGACGGGCCACATCGTCGACGACGAGGCGACGGGCATCCCGTCCTTCGAGGCGTCCGGCGGCGACTGGTCCGACATCGCCGAGGAGGCCGCGCGCCTCGGCGACGAGCGCATCGTGGTCAACATGGGCCCCCAGCACCCGTCGACCCACGGCGTGCTCCGGCTCATGCTCGAGATCGACGGCGAGACGGTCACCGAGGCCCGCGCGGGCATCGGCTACCTGCACACCGGCATCGAGAAGAACATGGAGTACCGGTCCTGGACGCAGGGCGTCACGTTCTGCACCCGCATGGACTACGTGGCGAACATCTTCCAGGAGGCCGGCTACTGCCTGGCCGTGGAGAAGCTCCTCGGGATCACCGACGACATCCCGGAGCGGGCCACCGTCATCCGCGTGATGATGATGGAGCTCAACCGCATCGCCTCGCACCTGGTGTGCCTCGCGACGGGCGGCAACGAGCTGGGCGCCACGACGATCATGATCGTCGGGTTCAACGCGCGTGAGCAGGTGCTGCGCGTCTTCGAGCTGATCACCGGCCTGCGCATGAACAACGCGTACATCCGCCCCGGCGGTGTCGTGCAGGACATCCCCCCGGGCGCCCTGGACGCGGTGCGGGACGCGATCACCGTGATGAAGAAGGACTTCGGGCAGCTCGAGGACCTGATGCTCGCCAACCCGATCCTGCAGGCGCGCCTCAAGGGCGTCGGCTACCTGGGGCTGCCGGCGTGCATGGCCCTCGGCATCACGGGCCCGGTCCTGCGGTCCACGGGCCTGCCCTACGACGTGCGCAAGGCCGAGCCGTACTGCGGCTACGAGACCTACGACTTCGACATCCCGACGTCCACGGACGCCGACGCCTGGTCGCGTGTCGTGCTGCGGCTCGAGGAGTGCTACCAGTCGATCCGCATCATCGAGCAGGCGGTCGAGCGCCTCCAGGCGATGGGCCCCGGCCCCGTCATGGTCGAGGACAAGAAGATCGCCTGGCCCGCGCAGCTCGCCATCGGGTCGGACGGCATGGGCAACTCGCTCGACCACATCCGGGAGATCATGGGCACCTCGATGGAGGCCCTGATCCACCACTTCAAACTGGTGACGGAGGGCTTCCGGGTCCCCGCCGGCCAGGCCTTCGTCTCGGTCGAGCACCCGCGCGGCGAGCTGGGCGTCCACCTCGTCTCCGACGGCGGCACCAAGCCGTACCGGGCGCACTTCCGCGACCCGTCGTTCAACAACCTGCAGGCCGTCTCCATGATGTGCGAGGGCGGCCAGGTGGCCGACGTCGTCGTCGCGGTGGCCTCGCTGGACCCCGTCCTGGGAGGGGTGGACCGCTGA
- a CDS encoding NADH-quinone oxidoreductase subunit C — protein MSEKSGAPEGKSPEPSAEKVDAAAAAKPGDTATSASLAAQSTSEAALEGGSQNIGPIGSPEPEVIEVRHGMFGGGPGSGDTSGFGGLVTTVALPGASERPYGGWFDEAVDILIELLDASGTGFAAAIESVVVDRGELTLHVAREHIVEVCQLLRDDQDLRFELSLGVSGVHYPHETGRELHAVYHLVSVTHSHRLRLEVAVPDGDPHVPSTTGVYPANDWHERETWDFFGIVFDGHPALARIEMPDDWPGHPQRKDYPLGGIPVEYKGATVPPADQRRSYS, from the coding sequence ATGAGTGAGAAGTCCGGGGCGCCCGAGGGGAAGTCCCCCGAGCCCTCCGCCGAGAAGGTCGACGCCGCCGCGGCCGCCAAGCCCGGCGACACGGCGACGTCCGCGTCGCTGGCCGCGCAGAGCACGAGCGAGGCGGCCCTCGAGGGCGGCTCGCAGAACATCGGGCCGATCGGCTCGCCCGAGCCCGAGGTCATCGAGGTGCGCCACGGCATGTTCGGCGGCGGCCCGGGATCGGGCGACACCTCCGGCTTCGGCGGCCTGGTCACCACGGTCGCCCTGCCGGGCGCGAGCGAGCGTCCCTACGGCGGCTGGTTCGACGAGGCCGTCGACATCCTCATCGAGCTGCTCGACGCCTCGGGCACCGGCTTCGCCGCGGCGATCGAGTCCGTGGTCGTGGACCGCGGCGAGCTCACGCTGCACGTGGCCCGCGAGCACATCGTCGAGGTGTGCCAGCTGCTGCGCGACGACCAGGACCTGCGCTTCGAGCTCAGCCTGGGCGTGTCCGGCGTGCACTACCCGCACGAGACGGGCCGCGAGCTGCATGCGGTCTACCACCTGGTGTCGGTGACGCACAGCCACCGCCTGCGCCTCGAGGTCGCCGTCCCCGACGGCGACCCGCACGTGCCCTCGACCACCGGGGTCTACCCGGCGAACGACTGGCACGAGCGCGAGACCTGGGACTTCTTCGGGATCGTCTTCGACGGTCACCCGGCGCTCGCGCGCATCGAGATGCCCGACGACTGGCCGGGGCACCCCCAGCGCAAGGACTACCCCCTCGGGGGCATCCCGGTCGAGTACAAGGGCGCCACCGTGCCGCCCGCGGACCAGCGGAGGTCGTACAGCTGA
- a CDS encoding NuoB/complex I 20 kDa subunit family protein: MGIEEAPSGFLLTTVENLVGYFRKGSLWPVTFGLACCAIEMMATGTSRYDISRFGMEVFRASPRQADLMIVAGRVSQKMAPVVRQVYDQMPEPKWVLSMGVCASSGGMFNNYAIVQGVDHVVPVDIYLPGCPPRPEMLINAILALHEQIQAEPLGVNRKEAARAAEAAALAATPTSHMKGLLA; the protein is encoded by the coding sequence ATGGGTATCGAAGAAGCCCCCTCGGGGTTCCTGCTGACGACGGTCGAGAACCTCGTCGGGTATTTCCGCAAGGGCTCGCTGTGGCCGGTCACCTTCGGTCTCGCGTGCTGCGCCATCGAGATGATGGCGACGGGCACGAGCCGCTACGACATCTCCCGGTTCGGCATGGAGGTCTTCCGCGCCTCGCCGCGCCAGGCCGACCTGATGATCGTCGCGGGCCGCGTGAGCCAGAAGATGGCCCCCGTGGTGCGGCAGGTCTACGACCAGATGCCCGAGCCCAAGTGGGTCCTGTCGATGGGCGTGTGCGCCTCGTCGGGCGGGATGTTCAACAACTACGCGATCGTGCAGGGCGTGGACCACGTCGTGCCCGTCGACATCTACCTGCCCGGCTGCCCGCCGCGCCCCGAGATGCTCATCAACGCGATCCTCGCGCTGCACGAGCAGATCCAGGCGGAGCCGCTCGGCGTGAACCGCAAGGAGGCGGCCCGTGCCGCCGAGGCCGCGGCCCTCGCGGCCACGCCGACGTCCCACATGAAGGGCCTGCTGGCATGA
- a CDS encoding NADH-quinone oxidoreductase subunit A produces the protein MTNPYVPLLFLMGVAAVLALGGVGASAILGPKRYNRAKLDAYECGIEPTPHAVGGGRFPIKYYLVAMTFIIFDIEVVFLYPWAVNFTELATFGLVAMLGFLALITVPFVYEWRRGGFEWD, from the coding sequence ATGACCAACCCGTACGTCCCGCTCCTCTTCCTGATGGGGGTCGCCGCGGTCCTCGCCCTCGGAGGCGTGGGCGCCAGCGCGATCCTGGGGCCGAAGCGCTACAACCGCGCGAAACTGGACGCATACGAGTGCGGCATCGAGCCGACACCGCATGCCGTCGGTGGCGGCCGGTTCCCGATCAAGTACTACCTCGTCGCGATGACCTTCATCATCTTCGACATCGAGGTGGTCTTCCTGTACCCGTGGGCCGTGAACTTCACGGAGCTCGCCACGTTCGGGCTCGTCGCGATGCTGGGCTTCCTGGCCCTCATCACGGTGCCCTTCGTGTACGAGTGGCGCCGCGGCGGTTTCGAGTGGGACTAG
- a CDS encoding geranylgeranyl reductase family protein, producing the protein MVDARSDDADVIVVGAGPAGSSAAYHCASAGLEVLLLEKAEFPRDKVCGDGLTPRAVKELAAMGVSLREEDGWIRNRGLRVVGGGHRLELPWPELSSYPSYGLARSRMSLDHMLASHARAAGAKLLERTNVTGPLLDERTGRVVGVTARPVGSDGKRAGDDVTYRAPVVIAADGVSARLATGLGLEKRMDRPMGVAVRTYFRTPRHDDPWMESQLELWDGAPGSSNLMPGYGWIFSLGDGTANVGLGSVSSTAAATKVDYKDLFRKWMANAPAEWEFTPENQIGEVRGAALPMGFNRGPLYGRGLMLAGDSAGMISPFNGEGIAYGLQAGRFAADSVVQAAARGSAAGRERALAAYQTRMKDDLGGYYTLGRVFVKLIEHPQVMHVCTRYGLPRPLLMKFVLKLLSDCYEPRGGDMVDRTISALARLAPAA; encoded by the coding sequence GTGGTTGACGCAAGGAGCGATGACGCCGACGTCATCGTCGTCGGTGCAGGTCCCGCTGGGTCCAGCGCCGCCTATCACTGCGCCTCCGCAGGCCTCGAGGTGCTCCTGCTCGAGAAGGCGGAGTTCCCCCGCGACAAGGTCTGCGGCGACGGGCTGACCCCGCGCGCGGTCAAGGAGCTCGCCGCCATGGGCGTCTCCCTGCGCGAGGAGGACGGCTGGATCCGCAACCGCGGCCTGCGCGTGGTCGGAGGCGGACACCGCCTCGAGCTGCCGTGGCCCGAGCTGTCCAGCTACCCGTCCTACGGCCTGGCGCGCTCCCGCATGAGCCTGGACCACATGCTCGCCTCCCACGCGCGTGCCGCGGGCGCCAAGCTCCTCGAGCGCACCAACGTCACCGGCCCCCTGCTGGACGAGCGCACCGGCCGCGTGGTCGGCGTGACGGCCCGCCCGGTGGGCAGCGACGGCAAGCGCGCCGGGGACGACGTCACCTACCGGGCCCCCGTGGTCATCGCCGCGGACGGCGTCTCCGCGCGGCTCGCCACCGGCCTCGGCCTGGAGAAGCGGATGGACCGGCCCATGGGGGTCGCCGTCCGGACCTACTTCCGCACCCCGCGCCACGACGACCCGTGGATGGAGAGCCAGCTCGAGCTGTGGGACGGCGCCCCGGGCTCCTCGAACCTCATGCCCGGCTACGGCTGGATCTTCTCCCTCGGCGACGGCACCGCCAACGTCGGGCTCGGCTCGGTGTCCTCGACCGCCGCAGCGACGAAGGTCGACTACAAGGACCTGTTCCGCAAGTGGATGGCGAATGCCCCCGCGGAATGGGAGTTCACGCCCGAGAACCAGATCGGCGAGGTGCGCGGCGCCGCGCTGCCCATGGGCTTCAACCGGGGCCCGCTGTACGGTCGCGGGCTCATGCTCGCCGGCGACTCCGCGGGGATGATCAGCCCGTTCAACGGCGAGGGCATCGCCTACGGGCTCCAGGCCGGCAGGTTCGCCGCCGACTCGGTGGTCCAGGCCGCCGCCCGGGGCTCCGCCGCCGGGCGGGAGCGCGCACTGGCCGCGTACCAGACCCGCATGAAGGACGACCTGGGCGGGTACTACACGCTGGGCCGGGTCTTCGTGAAGCTCATCGAGCACCCGCAGGTCATGCACGTGTGCACCCGGTATGGCCTGCCGCGCCCGCTGCTCATGAAGTTCGTGCTGAAGCTCTTGTCCGACTGCTACGAGCCGCGGGGCGGCGACATGGTCGATCGGACCATCTCGGCCCTCGCCCGACTGGCGCCGGCGGCATGA
- a CDS encoding demethylmenaquinone methyltransferase: protein MSRASLEKDPREVAAMFDGVARRYDLTNDVISLGQDRYWRRATLAAVGAQPGERVLDLAAGTGTSSEPLADAGVRVVPCDLSMGMLGVGKRRRPDLGFVAGDAVHLPFADESFDAVTMSFGLRNVAQTQQALEEMLRVTRPGGRLVVCEFSRPTWAPFRTVYTNYLMRALPPVARAVSKEPDAYVYLAESIREWPDQIGLGRLLKDSGWRDVAFRNLSGGIVALHRGVRPAN, encoded by the coding sequence ATGTCACGCGCCAGCCTCGAGAAGGACCCTCGTGAGGTCGCCGCCATGTTCGACGGCGTCGCCCGCCGCTACGACCTGACGAACGACGTCATCTCCCTCGGCCAGGACCGCTACTGGCGTCGCGCGACCCTCGCCGCCGTCGGTGCCCAGCCGGGCGAGCGCGTGCTCGACCTCGCCGCGGGGACGGGCACGTCGAGCGAGCCGCTCGCGGACGCCGGTGTGCGCGTGGTGCCGTGCGACCTGTCGATGGGGATGCTCGGCGTGGGCAAGCGCCGCCGCCCCGACCTCGGGTTCGTGGCGGGCGACGCGGTGCACCTGCCGTTCGCCGACGAGTCCTTCGACGCGGTGACGATGTCGTTCGGGCTGCGCAACGTCGCCCAGACGCAGCAGGCCCTCGAGGAGATGCTGCGGGTCACGCGCCCGGGCGGCCGCCTGGTGGTGTGCGAGTTCTCGCGCCCGACGTGGGCGCCGTTCCGCACCGTCTACACGAACTACCTCATGCGCGCGCTGCCGCCAGTGGCCCGTGCGGTGTCGAAGGAGCCGGACGCCTACGTGTACCTGGCCGAGTCGATCCGCGAGTGGCCCGACCAGATCGGGCTCGGCCGTCTGCTGAAGGACTCCGGATGGCGTGACGTCGCCTTCCGCAACCTCTCCGGCGGCATCGTGGCGCTGCACCGCGGGGTCCGCCCGGCCAATTGA